GCTTTCTTCTGCTGTTTTTATGTGAcaaatcaatggaaaaaaacatgacaagctGATTTTGATACTTACACATTAATTAAGTCACACAATGCCTAACACAACGTGCATGTTCAAAGTGCcgtcacttcttttttttaatgttgtttaataaggaaaaaaataaaattaaaatatcctCATTCAACTTCCACTCTacgttatttattttattttattttttgtgactgCTAATTAGCATTGGgtaatatttaaattattattaattatcctATGGCCATAAATAATGgtgttaaaatataaataacatgACAAGTAGATACTATATACAACAGGTACATTGTTACAATAGCAGTGGTGTAAAAATACTGatcttatatttttaaaaaaattgaaaaatgataTGTGCTgtcaataatacaaataataattgttAAATGACAAATAGACTGTTGGCAGAATATGCAAACACATACCAAACACATTACTGtattaggtacacctacagTACAACATCCAAGACAAGAGCTGTAATAcgcaagaaaaaataaatgcagagtAATACATCTCCAAAGTGATGACTACTGTGTTTGTGACGAAACTGTACACGGGAGGATTTTAGGTTGAATTCCCCAAAACATACGAGAAATTTTCCACGGGATGTTTAGTAAACACACACAACTTTAAACTTTGTGTCAAAGTGTTCCACAGACTTAacatttttaagtttaaaaCAACAATATTGCATTGATCCGCTagtaatttaatattttgtcgTGTTGgacaaacaaaattcaattgTGCAGAGCTACGTGACATAAAAACATGAAGTAACGTCAGTTTGTTGCTTTTTTGAATGAAggaatttggaaaatatttccGTGGAAACTTTATATGGGACTGAACTAGAGATGTTGGGGTCATTTTGACCAGTTGCAacataaaagtattttttttaagttaacttTTGATACCgctcttgtattggatctctTGTTCATGCAGGCGTGCCTAATGTCAGGTGAACAGTTCACTAGGTGTTCGCTAGAGGGCACCAATGGTCAAAATTACACTGAACAGCTTGAGGCTCATGGCGTGAGAAGCGAGACACAAAGATGGAATTCCTAATAAGTCTGTGAGGAAATCCTATAACTTCGTCCTATAATGGCCGCCATGCGTTTGTCTCGTTTCTTTAATCCGACATTCGACACTCTTCTTCAACAACTCGAGCCTTTGTGTTTGTGCGACGTCACCGGCATCCCGCTCTCATCCACACACCAGCACTGTCCGCGTTGTTTACCTCGAGAGGACCAGCACTgcacacaaataaacaacacaTTGGAACACAAATGTCGCTACGTAaacattaattttcatttatttcatcacAAGACCATCTATCTAGCTGTAGCTGATATTCCTGCACAATGCGCAAGTGTGGTGTGCGTCTATTTTAATGTTCCGGAGAGAAACGCAAAcgcacatttacatttttcctcCGAGCTTTTCTTACTCTCCCCTTGGTTACTTAGTACTATAATACTGTagtgtttctgtttttgttttgttttgttttgttttgttttgttttgttttgttttgttttgttttgttttgttttgttttgaactgcAGTTTTACTCAAGATACACAGTAACATATCTGTACCAAgccactgtactgtatgttacAAAATTTTGAAGCAAATATAATTTATTATCATATTATAGAAAAGCTTAAATAAAATAGACTGTTCATTTttatacacgcacacatgtaTGCatgcagatagatagatagagagagagagagagagagagagagagagagagagagagagagagagagagatagatagatagatagatagatagatagatagatagatagatagatagatagatagatagatagatagatagatagatagatagatagatagatagattagatagatagatagatagatagatagatagatagatagatatagatagatagatagatatagatagatagatagatagatagatagatagatagatggaattTCTCATTAGACAATGATTTGTACAAATCAAAAAGTTGTACTATCTATCATAGGATGAAGTTACAGTACTTTACAACTCACCTGCTTCTTTCTAAAGAAGCCACGTTTATCACAGTTGGGCATGTAGATATCATGATGGGACTTGAATAAATGACTATCAAGACCTCTGATTAGTGTGGTTAGCAGCTTTCGACATGGGGCCTGTGAGGGGAGAGGATTTTTAAAGTATGACTAATCATTAACTGTCTCCATAGTGTATAATTATTATAGAAGAAGACGGTTACCTCCTCCGGATTCTCGGTGGGTGCGGGATCTGAGGAcagacaaaatattacaattgaCTATTCAATGTGTTTACACCTACTATAAGTCATTGCAAAACACGTCCAATGAGCAAACTACTAATCATAAGTggtgttattttgttttataatggGTTTATCCAATAGCATTAAAAGGATTGGTTCTGAATTAAAACCCACTCGTTAGACAGACTTTAATACCAAAACTTTGTTGTTGCAGCACTACAAATTGCTGATGCATGCAGATCCATCAACATTAAATTCCAGGCACCAAGCCGAAAATGTTACCTGCTGTCTGGCTCTTTTCTGTCCAACTGATGACGCTGAC
This portion of the Syngnathoides biaculeatus isolate LvHL_M chromosome 10, ASM1980259v1, whole genome shotgun sequence genome encodes:
- the LOC133507613 gene encoding insulin-like growth factor-binding protein 5, giving the protein MLLCTNVLLLLFLQPLLSSQRPLTAPSRGCPGCKGKPSQLHTPGDLNVTALAIGEPCGVYTQSCASGLRCAPAPNDPRPLRTLLEGRGVCTNVSVISWTEKSQTADPAPTENPEEAPCRKLLTTLIRGLDSHLFKSHHDIYMPNCDKRGFFRKKQCWSSRGKQRGQCWCVDESGMPVTSHKHKGSSC